The genomic stretch TTTATTTAGATGTCTTTGTTTTATACATGTCATCATTTACACTTCTTTTTATGCTgttttgcatttatttattgCATGTCACTATCACTattgtattttgatttgtttcATCTTGTGAGGCATCTGTGTTTATTTAATTGTATGCTTTGATGTATAGTAACATGTGACCTTAGAACCTTTTGTTATAAGGATTAGTATCCCTAAAACAGTATCGCTTTAGAGAGCTTCTTTCGGAAGCTACCACTTTGCAATTGCAGAGTGTGAAGTTTGGTAATGTGGTACTGCCTCAATTTGTGGAATGAGCTGACAACTAATGACAGGATGGAAAAGTGGTGATTGTCAATGCCGTCCTGAGTTTCAACTATATGGTCACCAAGACTGAACACATCCTCTGAACCTATGTCAGACCGGACAATGTGGTTGACAAGCAGTGTTGCCAGATGTATGATAATTATCATATTTATACGATAATTTTGCTCTCTGTACGATGtacaatcaataataataataatgaccaaaTTATCGTACATTATGGGACTTTTTGTTATTATTGATCATACAGAGGGCAAAATTATTGTACAAATACGATAATTATTGTACATCTGGCTGTTGATGTAATATTGGTGGTTTGTCAAATGCAGTGCTCTGCTGAGCGGATCACCTTGACAGTGCCTACAGATGGAATCATCAAGCTTCCATTGTTCTTCAAGGTCAACAGGTGGTAGCTTTCTGAAAATGATGCTGGTACAGCATCAGACACCAAACTGTTTCGGCACACATCGCATGGAAGCTGCTTCATCACCTGTCGTACAACAAACCCTCCTATGTACACCAGTGCATTCTCCATCAGACCTCCGAAGGGAGTTGGCAGGTAACTGGTCCACGATGACATTACAATCCACATCCTCAAATGGAGAGGAGGCCGTGTCAGAGTCATTAACCGGCACTACAGATGACATGTCCACAGCAGACAAGGACACCGTCTCATCCTGGGCCGTCACATTGCCAGTGTTCCCTAGAGAAACCCCACAGCGGACAATTACATACATTTTGTTTCTGTCTCCTTTCACGATCCTTGGCGTTTCTCAACtgcctctgcagctcctcaactcTCACTTCAGCCTCAGCTAACTTATATTTAACTTGGTCAGGGTCAAGGGCATAATGATGATCCTATAAAATACAGTACTTGTTGGGTAAGCACTAACACAACTAAGTATATTGCAAAAGTGCTGTGGAGAAGAACTGCTTTGTTACACTTACTGAGGTTGAGGAGTTCTGTGGTTCAGGAGATTCAGACACAGGATCATCACTTGCCTCACCAGCTTGTGTTGATGTCTTAGTTGACCTGGTTTTATTGGGAACCTTCAAATTAAGTAAGAAATCAATATTAGAAAACTTAAAAAGGGATATTTACTTTCAATATCAGGTTTAGTGGTAATTCCAGTTATGTTAGCAAGAGATCATGTACTGTATATGCTCATCATTCCAATCAGTTTCCATTATTAACACTGTTTACCATAAATAACAATATAACCTTATGACTTAAAAATACACTAACCTTGTTCAGGTGGTCTGGAAAGGATGCAAATACTGAAGGGATCACACATTCCTTCACATGCAGTTTGCCCAGTACTGTCAAAATCATCTGCCTTGAAATGACAGCTGCAGAGAACTGTAGTATCTGTAGGCTCAAAATCCTTCCATCTAACAGCTATGGCCTAAGCTTTCTTTAGTCTAGGATTTTTGGGGAACCTTTGACAAAAACAAGGCCATCACAATATTACTTCTGGCATGTAGCTGAATGGTGCAGCCAGTACATTAAGGTAGCAGCATAAATATGGCTTAgtagagctagctagctagctaatttaaaTTTGGTAGCTTGTATAATCTCTTGAGCACAAACACATTCCAGATGATACTTTTCTGTAAAATAAATTATACAACTAATGAAATGAGGTGTAGCTAAATATCACGTTTACCCCTTGCTGTACTCGTGCTTCAGTAAATTAACTAGCTAGCAAGCCAGACATGTTTCCATTACATagcgagctaacgttagctaacattaCAATGATGTCAGGTAATTTTCATGATAGTCTGAGGTGATATTTCACGTTCACTGCCTTCCAAAACAGTAAAATATTGTTATATAAAATTATTGTTGATAAAATTGCCACTTACTTATGAAAAGTTATCCCGTGTTGCCTGTTTTTAACGTTTCTTCTGTTCAAACAGCCAAATGCAGCACATGCCTGAGGCACTTTTCTATCAGCTTAACTCTCCAACTCTTGACTCGGCTGTTGACTGCCCCAATATGGCGACCACGCAGACGCACGTTAAATTGCAAATGAGGTATCTACGTATATCTGTTGTTACGCCGCTGTTACGTGCAATAACGCTCGAGggtcaagaattggactctacagtcatcaaagaacacgacattaacgaggagggatgtcgtcatcggactcgatggactacaaGCAAGCAAGCGAGGGTTACAATGCAAACGATTGTTGGTCCACATAGTCTATGTAGCTGCTGCTGCAGTCAGTAACCTAAACCGACAGTTTAATTTGGTGTCCTAAAATGTCAGATGTTCTTCATCCTTGGTTTGTCAGTGTTCGGTTGGCAATTAAACACGTCTGTTTATGTGAGCAATATGCTTGGGCTTGTCTTTAGTGTATGAAAACCCTATTTCTTTTTTTCAGGGCTCTAACTCTTGGAAGATGATTATGTAGCATGGGACAGTGCTTTTCTGTGGTGATATTGTGGAAAATGCTTCATGTGCTTCTGCATACAGTGCTATCTCAGTATCAGGGCTCATAAGATCATCAGATGTGTCCCCTCACTATAGCTACCAACACTACattatctgtgatattgggctatacaaataaaattgacttgacatgaccCACATAAAGTGAGGTTGAAATAAAAATCTTATAAATTAACATGATGTAAGCTGTACATCATGATAGTTCAAATCAGGGCCACAAAAAATGGTTTAAAATCATATATGTGACAAACCAGGGTAAATATATACCATTTCAAATATAACTGAATGGATTCACTGTTCATTATTACATCAGATCTACCAAAGTCATAGTCATAGCAATAGAAATATTCAAAACTCCATATGTCATTTTCAAAGAACAAGTTCATGTAAACCTAGAGTTTATTTCAAAATAACACAGCTAAACATCTTTCAAATCAATATTCTGTCATGCCATGATTGCAATTAGTGAGATTGTGTTTTTCTCTTTCACTTTCATCTAAACAAAATGTTGACAATTGCCATGGTCCCCATGTTTTTGATTTAATATTACATCACATACCATCTGTGATAAAGTGTTTCCCCAGGCGACACAATCACACACCTATAAAAGAAGAGAAAGACAAGAGGTTTTTATTTTCTGCTGAAGGTCGGCCGGTGAGTATGTAACTCCTACAACAACAAACCTGAACAAAGGGAGAGCAGAAGCAGGAAAAGTGGTGACAAATGCTCATCAGAAAGTTCTGATTAAAATTTTAAACTTGCTGTGGCAAAAACGATAAAATCATTAAGAAAAATATTAAGTAAAACgataattgtctttttttttaaacaaagttatTTGTTGAAAAAAGCTTTCCTTTGTTAAAATGTATGGTAGGTTTGTCATCGAGCATATCACTTGAGATATGGTATCTttcaattgttttgttttgtatgtgaAACATTAACACCCCATTTTCTGTCCTTCAATTCAGGTTGATGGAGAACTACACCTATAACAGTCTCACGCTGCGGCTGGAGGGGTTAAAGGTCACAGATGATTTTATGTACCcagtgtttttcttcttctttttctcctaCCTATTTATAATGTTTACAAATGTGGGAATTGTAGCTTTGGTTTACACGAAGGAGACCCTTCACCAGCCTATGTATCTGCTTTTCTGTAACTTGCCCCTCAATGACATAGTTGGAAACTCCATCATGGTGCCACGGCTGTTGTCAGACATCTTGCTACCCCCTTCTCAACGCCTCATCAGTTACTATGAGTGTGTAGTTCAAGCTTTCACCACACACATGTTCGGCACCACATCTCACACAGCACTGATGGTAATGGCCTTCGACAGGTATGTGGCCATCTGCAACCCCTTACACTACTCCACCATCATGAATAACAAAATGGTGATAAAGCTGACTGCGTCTGCCTGGGGTTCGGCCTTCATCTTAGTGGCGATTCTGCTCGGCCTGACCTTACGACTTAACAGATGCAGGACTCTAATCCTAAATCCTTATTGTGACAACGTCTCATTGTTTAAGCTCTCCTGTGAGAATGTTTTCATTAATAACATCTATGGCCTTACCTTCAGTGTGGTCCTGTTTACTGCCTCTATAGGTAGTGTGGTCCTCACCTATGGTAAGATCACCATTGTCTGCCTGACCAGTAAAAACAAGTCATTAAATGGTAAAGCCTTGAAGACCTGCAGTACCCACCTGTTTGCATACCTGATTATGCTTTTATGTGGAATGTTAGTCATTGCTCTGCATCGCTTTTCACAGTACTCAGATCATCGGAAACTCGCCGCCATTCTTTTTCACATAATCCCTGGTGTCCTCAACCCCATCATATATGGGGTGCAGTCTGCAGAGATCCGCAGATTCTTATCAAATGCATTTTGGAGGAGAGAGGTTTTGCCATTTCCTAAAGTGGAAACTAGGGATATTGTTTGTCAATACATAAATAAAACATGACGGAAGTGCTGAACAGCTAGAAAGTGATAGATTTGCCTTAATTGTTGTCTTTATTTCCAGTATGTTGTGGGAGTTATTAGAACAAAGTGtattagttttattattattttgcgaTGTTGCTCTAGGTCTAATTTTAATGGTCACACGTGTGGTGTGTTTCATGTTGTGTGTTCATGACACATATTGTCATACCTAAAAACAATTTCAATAGATATTTCACTTAAGAAGTATATGATTGCCTGATGCCCTTTACATGTTGCTTatatcatattttgtcaaaattaCAGAGAAATGGTATCaaaatttttttaaatgataCACTGAAATCTCTTGTACCCTGTTTAAGGCAAACTGGATAAAGATAATTAATTACAGCACAGTAAATACTACATAATAAAAACCCAACATTTTGAAATGGTATACCAAAATAAAATGTCCATGTATCATGAGACTGATGTTTTCTTTTCAGAGGGTAGGTGTTATTAATCGATCAATCAaacaatcaaatcttactttattcagacacataggtaggtccatattaaaaagaaaaatacaacacaggacagcaCAAAAATGTAActaacagcagttcacaagtccacaatgattaaaacctatatagacatttgttccagtgtttccagaaacaagagaagTACCTTGTGTCACtctgtgtaggctcagttaagagcattataattacatcttcggagtcaattaatcgacacataaatgtatacataaaattcctcaacacagcatgaaagtGGGAACATTAatagtcacaaacatatgacttgcacttgtccatcgtggaagcttgagcaagattctgaatgcatcattatatgctacctgcagctttttcatttttgcttggctataattgcaccccaagtgggctgtatagagtggaatACAGTAGGCCCTAAcaagagcagttttaacctcatctgtacacatatgaaatttgcgtgccagcatattggcttgtgcatacagtttgcaacactggcgctgcacatcattgtCATCACATAAACCATTCCTTCCATtccatttagtgcttggtctgccaaaaCGAATGAAGGAAAATCTTGCTtcttatcctccttggttttaataatcatgacaacactctttacagttaaatttaatgtcatgcttCACACCATAACTTTAGCAGATTCTGAacagttgctgtaagccagcactacAAGGAGACAGGACGACTAAGTCATCggcgtacatcagatggttaataagaccATCCCCCACCATACAGTCTTACACTCTTTTAACTTTTTAGAGATATCATCCATATACAAATTGAATAGAACaggtgacagtattccaccttatCGGACCCCATTAGTCACTaggaagggtgcagatatactcttaccacatctaacttgcatggtttgatgTGAATACCAACAATGCACAatccttatcaaataagaggggGCCCCTCGCTCTTGTAGGTTAACAaacaatttaccatgattaactcagtcaaaagcttttgatgcatccagaaaacacataaatactgtaGTGTTATGTCGTCTATATTTACTAACAACATCCTTCAGTGCATAgtatatgcacaaatctgtgccgtTTATTTTTAAAACCAAACTGATTGTCAGTAGTTGATATGTATTGTTGAAGCCTATCCAAGATAATTTGTTCTAATACTTTGGAAACtatgctagccagagcaattgGCCTATAATTTTCTATGCTGGCTATTTTACTGGTTTTGTCTTTGATtggcactagtaagacagacaacatagagCCATGCATTAACCATCCAGAAAAGCACAGCAAttaacactgagattctgtggctagcaCGCTTCAGATGTcctgctgttatttggtcaaggccacaagctttgttcactgacaatttctcagtggcatagcacacttcatcaggtctaataaccacatcatcattgttagaCATCACCAAAATTAAATTCATCACTTTTTACACAATTGAAAATATCTCTATAATGGTTTCTCCAGAGTTCAGCAATATTGTCAGGCCCAGtaatcccatcaatgctggatggtaagggcatcttactattattaataaccttaacttcctcccagaagtcatagacattattctgctgaagccttttggccatggagtttgcccacggcctgctcatttcttttaataaaacaCACATCATATTTAAGTCTAGCATTAGCGTGTTTCTTCTGTTCACACTGTGGGCCATGCCTAGCTTTTCCTGATGAGACCCAGTTTTTAAATGCTTCCTTGGCCTCTACATGTAACTCAGCTACATATTCATTCCATCCTGGCCTGACAATGTTGTTTAGCCCTTTTTTGGCAGAATGATTTACTGCCATTATATCGACAACTCACAATTTTATCATACATTATATATAGATCATGCTTGTGGTTTTGGTTCTTACAGTTAATGCTGTCACACAGAATAGCATCAAATGGTATATCCATATTACTTAGGCTCTTATCAGTCAGTGGATTAGGGTGGATTAGTCGTCTTCTGTAAGCCTAGACCAATCTACTTTCCCACTTTGTTCATGGTTATCATAACTGATCAACTCAGGTAGACTCACCACATTTAATATCAGTTGTTAATGTAATGCTTTTATTAGAGCACTCCATAAATAAGAGCACATTAGGTGAGTGTCTTCTAGCTCTAAAGCCCTTTGTTTCCCTGCCATGTCTCTCAGGGTCTCTGGCATCTCACTCATCTTGAATTAGCCAAAAGAAAAGTTTAAGTCTGGCACAGTGGATAGTCCCTACATCCACTGAAAATCATACATATGTTACATTTAACATTCTAACAGAAATAATGAAGACAAAAATGTAACATTGAAATGTCTTTGTACTCAAGAACAATTTAATTTGCATTTGTGAACATGCATTACTGACTATTGCCAAAATTCACCACTCCATCTCAGCACAAGCAGCTTCCTTTCAAGCAACCAAATTATGTAATGCATTTGATTTGTAATTTATTCAACTTAgtgtttcttttttaaattttgtcacctttttatgtattttgtttatgatctgtgCACTACCTCAAGCATACACTGCCCTGTTAATTTTGTTGGAATGGTTGGAatgttactcattatttcttaaagaatttggagaatttgtctcaagccttgttactcactctgatgagattctaattcttggtgatttcaatattcatctgaataaggctgctgatcctctaagtaaagcctttctggcactagttgatacttttgggttcactgtttgttcaagagttgactcattgcagtggtaacacccttgatttggttttatctaaagggctagctgtttctgatctgaatgtcttgccaaccacatctgctgtatcagatcattttctcatcaaatttgaagctttattggcctgtccagttaatgtcagcacagatgtaattgccactcaccacattggtccctccactgtagctgcatttggccagcagctgcctgaagtcttggctcctttcactgtggtaactgactctgttgaaaatttcactagagCTTAAATGTggtcctctctagtctcctcgattcagttgcacctctccctaCCAGAgataggtgactaaagaggcctacaacctggtttaatgatgaaacacgtgctcttaagcggacctgcaggagactggaacgtaaatggtgaaaatcaaaattggaagttttttatctATCGtgacatgagtgtttattgaaatacaagcgggctttatctgctgcaaaacagcgtatctctctcacttaataaatgttaatacacataaccccagatttctctttgacactgtatctaaacttactaaaatgcagccgtctattagctgctcaccgttCACAGCCCAtaaatttctagatttttttctgcaataaggttgatgagatctgaaacaaaattagttcttcaactccatctactcctgcagatcctgtcttactaaattcatacaatgagtcactgacagtcccagttattacagcttttgagactatctctcttgatactttgactaagttcgtgtcagcttctaaaccaactgcttgcctacttgaccccttaccagcaaaactttttaaagacgtctggccttttcttggacctacaaggCTGGACATTGTTaacttatcacttactactggcattgttcccagcagttttaagacagctgtggttaaacctctacttgaaaaactgcacctcgatccagggtctcttaataactatcaaccagtctctaatcttccattcttctctaaaggactagagagagttgtgtaccaACAAcgttcgacccatataaaagaaaaccatctatgtgaaccttttcagtcagctttcaggccctgtcattccactgaaactgctctgaccagagtggtgaatgatcttttactagctatcgactctgattccacttttgtgcttctactactggacctcagtgcagcctttgacaccattaatcactgtatactattagatagattaaattgtaattttggtgtctctggcttagctcgctcttggcttaagtcctacttatctggaagaacacattgtgtcggCTATAGTAatgttatatcaaaattttctgacgttaaatatggtgtgcctcagggctcagttcttgaccctctacttttctctctttacattacacctcttggccaaattatatgcagttatggaataaatttccattgctatgctgatgatactcagctgcatgtgcctataagggctgatgatcatactcaaatgactaactgaGAGGCCTGCCTCGCTACTGTGAAAAaaatggatgtcacttaactttctgcttttaaatttggataaaaccgagatgctggtcattggccctgctagacacagacaccaatttgatcaagtaacaataacaattgacaactctgtggcAGCCAaatatcttggtgttacgtttgatcccagcctttcatttgataagcacattaaagaaatcaccaagactgcctttttttcacatccgtaacatagctaaaattcggacttttctctccatggctgatgcagagactctaatacatgcatttgtttcatccagacttgattattgtaatgttctgttttcaggtttgccatattctagtactaaaagtcttcagatggttcagaatgctgctgctagaatcctaactaaatctaggaaatttgaccatattacaccaattcttgcttccTTTCATTGgcctcctatccatgttagatcagaatacaaggtgcttctgctgacttataaaattctAAACGGGCtttccccatcttacctgtctgatctccttaaaccgtacattccaacTCGAGCTCTTcggtctcaaaatacagggctcttgtgtgtacccaaagttgaaaagaagtcagctggtggcagggccttttcctattgggctccattcttgtggaataacctgcctgctgccatcagacaatcagtcagttgagtctttaaatccaaacttaaaactcatctttttgccttagcttacaattttttgcctttgagtgcttcacaacctatgCTGCATGgtaggttggttttctgtctcaatgaatttacctaccactgttctgctgacgagattatagaatatagattatgactagttgatgacttaattgattatgactaatgactattgcaaactgttctcttctctcacatgttttttctctctcgctgaatgatgtcttctcctttcactttttctgtgtttgaatggtgtcatgtgagtctaccttgtgtgcacgtgcagtcggttctcctcccaggtctccgtggtgatggtggtcgccacttggacgttGCCTGtcattcctctcctcacatatatattttttttcgttACATGAtaatgctggtcgcatggcttgggtcctggactgttccggtggcgtctggacactgcttggcatcctgttcaCCATATTCTTCaaaaattttatgtccattataattctgttatcctctttcaatgttgtattatgtaaattgcataaacacaacatctattgcacactgtccatcttgggagagagatccctcctttgttgctttccctgaggtttcttccaattttttctccctgttaaagggcttttttagggagttgttccttatccaatgagaaattaatttgatttgattttgattaaaTTGAgcactttgccttccggctcagctccctcttcgccacaacggtccgatacaacgcccacattactgctgacattgcaccaatccgcctgtcaatcccctgctccatcctaccctcactcatgaacgagaccccgatatacttgaactccttcacttgaggcaacaactcatcctcaacctggagggagcaatattgtatttagaaatcacgtcaggacacagcgctgtcgctcgacacaaccgctatgttgcattctttatttagactgacacagcatcacaggcagacccgatcaaacaacacagagcccgcaggcatcaccaatcgatcccagcacaatagaacagcaccaaatcaaatgcagcactgttgatgtgtgcagacataacatccccccccccccccggcaggatttcaaacatgaaaggttgacacaaagtcctctaggtggccagggcgtaaacgtgtgcgaacaggtcacggggcggcctgaggctgggcaggccgaggtggggacggagaaggcaggggaagctgaggcccaggaatgtctggggcccgtgtaggagctgcatgaagccccggggcgtctcgccatgccgagggaatggctaaggttgtgtcaccagctgtgtgtggcgaagctgacaccttccgtagacgactggagtgccaccgagtgccatcgctgaggaggtaagtggctgggcccagctgacgggtgacttggagaggagaagaccagtatgaagccattttattgtccctgtggggcctgcggaccctgacccagtctgacacattgatgtctggcaccctggttcgttttgactggtcaaaccgttgcttcatccgcgtctgctgacgagtggctgaggctctgaccccagagggaggtgcctggggtgtggaggggcggaacctgtcaaggggcatgcacagttcccggcctagcatgagagaggctggggagacgcctgtggtcgagtgctgtatggcccgatagtgcagcagagtgtgatggatggcctgcgtgaaagagcacccttgggccatgtgtgctctgaggccgttcttcagtgactggtgaaaacgttcaacgccgccattggcctgagggtggtagtacgcagtgcgtataaaacggatgcccttgctttcgagataagcagtgaactcagcagagaccagctgagggcccttgtcagtggtgatggtctttgggaggccccagcgagagaaaagagagtccaggaagtcgatgatgatctgtgaggtcacagtgccggaagtggtgagttcaggccattttgagtgtagatcgtaggcgaccaccatgaagcgttggtggtggggaactccatggatctcaccacaagtGTCCGACtgaaggtgttcccagggctgagagggccaggcgagaggttgcaggggtgggggagcctggtggccagtcttgccactcacaaggcaggcagaacagtccttcaccagagcctcaatatctctgtctatccccggccaccacaccaggtctcggcagtgctgtttcagtttcacaatgcccaggtggccttcatgcgccgtattcaaaacacgtgcacggagag from Lampris incognitus isolate fLamInc1 chromosome 8, fLamInc1.hap2, whole genome shotgun sequence encodes the following:
- the LOC130116353 gene encoding olfactory receptor 146-like produces the protein MENYTYNSLTLRLEGLKVTDDFMYPVFFFFFFSYLFIMFTNVGIVALVYTKETLHQPMYLLFCNLPLNDIVGNSIMVPRLLSDILLPPSQRLISYYECVVQAFTTHMFGTTSHTALMVMAFDRYVAICNPLHYSTIMNNKMVIKLTASAWGSAFILVAILLGLTLRLNRCRTLILNPYCDNVSLFKLSCENVFINNIYGLTFSVVLFTASIGSVVLTYGKITIVCLTSKNKSLNGKALKTCSTHLFAYLIMLLCGMLVIALHRFSQYSDHRKLAAILFHIIPGVLNPIIYGVQSAEIRQKTHKYCSVMSSIFTNNILQCID